One uncultured Methanobrevibacter sp. genomic window carries:
- a CDS encoding NAD/NADP-dependent octopine/nopaline dehydrogenase family protein, whose translation MNVTIIGGGNIGTLIAAELLNKNYDVCIYTSKVDQWGDSLEVYDVNNKFLFESTGLKVTDNIHNALKTAEIIFITYPAALFHKLSKDMENHVHRGQYIGVVPGSGGAEFLFGNLIAKGCILFGLQRVHSIARLKEYGKSVLMLGRKDGLDIATFPRGFELFVKNLLENMFDLPCNVITNYLAITLTPSNPILHTSRLYSMFNQKQIFDKNILFYEEWDDDSSELMIKCDSQLQDLCDVLRINGVKSLKDHYESYSIKSMTQKIKSIGAFKGLTSPMIQTDNGWIPDFSSRYFTTDFSFGLKVIIDIARIYNVDVSYLEKIWDWYYNLCNPKNYFDLFKLGISSQKDFEKYYYFDG comes from the coding sequence ATGAATGTTACAATTATTGGTGGCGGTAATATTGGTACATTAATTGCTGCTGAACTTTTAAATAAAAATTATGATGTTTGTATTTATACCTCTAAAGTAGATCAATGGGGTGATTCTTTAGAAGTTTATGATGTTAATAATAAGTTTTTATTTGAATCTACTGGTTTAAAAGTAACAGATAATATTCATAATGCTCTAAAAACTGCAGAAATTATTTTTATAACTTATCCTGCAGCATTATTTCATAAACTTTCAAAAGATATGGAAAATCATGTTCATAGAGGTCAATATATTGGTGTTGTGCCTGGAAGTGGTGGTGCTGAATTTTTATTTGGTAATTTAATAGCTAAAGGTTGTATTTTATTTGGTTTACAAAGAGTACATAGTATTGCGAGATTAAAAGAATATGGGAAATCTGTGTTGATGTTGGGAAGAAAAGATGGGTTAGATATAGCCACTTTCCCAAGAGGGTTTGAACTTTTTGTTAAAAATTTACTTGAAAACATGTTTGATTTGCCGTGCAATGTTATAACTAATTATTTGGCTATAACATTAACTCCTTCCAATCCTATTTTACATACAAGTAGATTATATTCAATGTTTAATCAAAAACAAATATTTGATAAAAATATTTTATTTTATGAAGAATGGGATGATGATTCATCTGAGTTAATGATTAAATGTGATAGTCAATTGCAAGATTTATGTGATGTATTAAGGATTAATGGTGTTAAATCATTGAAAGATCATTATGAAAGTTATTCAATAAAATCTATGACTCAAAAGATAAAATCTATTGGAGCATTTAAAGGTTTAACTTCGCCTATGATTCAAACAGATAATGGGTGGATTCCAGATTTTTCATCAAGATATTTTACAACAGATTTTTCATTTGGCTTAAAAGTTATTATTGATATTGCAAGAATTTATAATGTTGATGTAAGTTATTTAGAAAAAATTTGGGATTGGTATTATAATTTGTGCAATCCAAAAAATTATTTTGATTTATTTAAATTGGGAATTAGTTCTCAAAAAGATTTTGAAAAATATTATTATTTTGATGGCTAA
- a CDS encoding phosphorylcholine transferase LicD translates to MAVIRIPDKFNKYDSQVLKHIQDLNLMMLTDFIKICEENDIEYFADSGTLIGAIRHNGFIPWDDDIDLILLRDQYEKLLDVLEKLPQDKYELLSSRNKKGYCRLYSQWNLKGTKTEEYYDINTDFTLGLSLDLFVLDNIPNNKNKRKKFLFKWKLLRKLIWIYEITNSEAYISKNKEKIGKVIKVIFKLFKINFQKIKKYGTQFVDKSLNEKCDYVCNLSTTYNTPRIIPKSSLSPAKKVKFENIEINVPHDYDTYLTLLYDKNYMELPPENERYNHIYNTVDFGPYK, encoded by the coding sequence ATGGCAGTTATAAGAATACCTGACAAATTCAATAAATATGATTCCCAAGTTTTAAAACACATTCAAGATTTAAATTTAATGATGTTAACTGATTTTATTAAAATATGTGAAGAAAATGACATAGAATACTTTGCAGATTCAGGCACATTGATTGGAGCTATAAGACATAATGGATTTATCCCTTGGGATGATGATATTGATTTAATTTTATTAAGGGATCAATACGAAAAATTATTAGATGTATTAGAAAAATTACCTCAAGATAAATATGAATTATTAAGTTCTAGAAATAAAAAAGGTTACTGTAGACTTTATTCACAATGGAACTTAAAAGGAACAAAAACTGAAGAATATTACGATATTAATACCGATTTTACATTAGGTTTAAGTTTAGATTTATTTGTATTAGACAACATCCCTAATAATAAAAACAAAAGAAAAAAATTCTTATTTAAATGGAAACTTTTAAGGAAATTAATTTGGATTTATGAAATAACAAACAGCGAAGCATACATATCTAAAAATAAAGAAAAAATTGGAAAAGTTATTAAAGTTATTTTTAAATTATTTAAAATAAATTTTCAAAAAATAAAAAAATATGGAACCCAATTTGTGGATAAATCTCTTAATGAAAAATGCGACTATGTATGTAACCTTAGTACAACATACAATACTCCAAGAATAATACCTAAATCATCATTAAGTCCTGCTAAAAAAGTTAAATTTGAAAATATTGAAATTAATGTTCCCCATGATTATGACACATATTTAACTTTATTATATGATAAAAATTATATGGAGTTACCTCCAGAAAATGAAAGATATAATCATATTTATAACACAGTTGATTTTGGACCTTATAAATAA
- a CDS encoding aminotransferase class I/II-fold pyridoxal phosphate-dependent enzyme — MQAIILAAGMGKRLKELTNDVTKCMVKINNVTMIERMLSQLDDLNLNKIILVIGYKGNKLKDFIKTLNVNTPIEFIENEIYDKTNNIYSLFLAKDYLLKEDSLILESDLIFENGILEDLINDPYPNLALVAKFESWMDGTVVTIDNQNNIMNFLSKNQFSFEDIPNYYKTVNIYKFSKDFSNHYYVPFLEAYIHALGTNEYYEQVLKVISNLDESHIKVKKLVDKNWYEIDDIQDLNIAESIFAPYDEKLSKFSSRYGGYWRYPRMLDFCYLVNPYYPPQSLIDELKSNFEILLESYPSGMEINSLLAAKYFGINQNQICVGNGASELIKSLIEKVLDFDDKLGVITPTFEEYSHRKNPENIISFTPNNNSFQYDVDDIISFFDNKDIKMLILINPDNPSGNYIYKNDSLKLATWAENNGITLVIDESFIDFEDVEENPSFLDQKILKEYPNLIIVKSISKSFGVPGLRLGVLASNNLELIKYIKKDVAIWNINSFGEFYLQIFEKYKSDYEEGIIKFKQSRNKLEKDLGSIKNLRVIPSQANYLMCEVQGEISSTDLTEILLNKYDILIKDLFSKNGCYGKSYVRLAVRDEKDNSALFEALKEILD, encoded by the coding sequence ATGCAAGCAATTATTCTAGCAGCTGGAATGGGAAAACGTTTAAAAGAGTTAACAAATGATGTTACTAAATGTATGGTTAAAATAAATAATGTCACTATGATTGAAAGAATGTTATCACAATTAGATGACTTAAATTTAAATAAAATTATTTTAGTAATTGGATATAAAGGAAACAAATTAAAAGATTTTATTAAAACATTAAATGTTAATACTCCTATTGAATTTATTGAAAATGAAATTTATGATAAAACAAATAATATTTATTCTCTTTTTCTAGCTAAAGATTATTTATTAAAAGAAGATTCTTTAATTTTAGAATCTGATTTAATTTTTGAAAATGGGATATTGGAGGATTTGATTAATGATCCATATCCTAACTTAGCATTAGTAGCTAAATTTGAAAGTTGGATGGATGGAACTGTTGTTACAATTGATAATCAAAATAATATTATGAATTTTTTATCTAAAAATCAATTTTCATTTGAAGATATTCCTAATTACTATAAAACAGTTAATATTTATAAATTTAGTAAAGATTTTTCAAATCATTACTATGTTCCATTTTTAGAAGCCTATATTCATGCTTTAGGAACCAATGAATATTATGAACAAGTTTTAAAAGTGATTAGTAATTTAGATGAGTCACATATTAAAGTTAAAAAACTTGTTGATAAAAATTGGTATGAAATAGATGATATTCAAGATTTAAATATTGCAGAATCAATTTTTGCCCCATATGATGAAAAACTATCTAAATTCAGTTCTAGGTATGGTGGATATTGGAGATATCCTCGTATGTTGGATTTTTGTTATTTGGTAAATCCATATTATCCACCCCAGTCTTTAATTGATGAATTAAAGTCTAATTTTGAGATTTTACTTGAAAGTTATCCTTCAGGGATGGAAATTAATAGTTTACTTGCAGCCAAATATTTTGGAATCAATCAAAATCAGATTTGTGTTGGGAATGGTGCTTCAGAATTAATTAAATCATTAATTGAAAAAGTTTTAGATTTTGATGATAAATTAGGTGTTATAACACCAACATTTGAGGAATATTCTCATAGAAAAAATCCTGAAAATATTATTAGTTTCACTCCAAATAATAATAGCTTCCAGTATGATGTTGATGATATTATATCATTTTTTGATAATAAAGATATTAAAATGTTAATCTTAATAAATCCAGATAATCCTTCTGGAAATTATATTTATAAAAATGATTCATTAAAATTAGCTACTTGGGCTGAAAATAATGGGATTACTTTAGTAATTGATGAATCTTTTATAGATTTTGAAGATGTGGAAGAAAATCCATCTTTTTTAGATCAAAAAATTTTAAAGGAATATCCAAATTTAATCATTGTAAAAAGTATTTCAAAATCATTTGGAGTTCCGGGTTTAAGATTGGGTGTTTTAGCATCTAACAATTTAGAGTTAATAAAATATATTAAAAAAGATGTGGCTATTTGGAATATTAATTCATTTGGAGAATTTTATCTTCAGATATTTGAAAAATATAAATCTGATTATGAAGAGGGTATTATTAAATTTAAACAAAGTAGAAATAAATTAGAAAAAGATTTAGGTTCTATTAAAAATTTACGTGTAATTCCATCTCAAGCTAATTATCTTATGTGTGAAGTTCAGGGGGAAATTAGCAGTACAGATCTTACTGAAATTTTATTAAATAAATATGATATATTAATAAAAGATTTGTTTTCTAAAAACGGTTGTTATGGGAAATCTTATGTAAGACTTGCTGTTCGTGATGAAAAAGATAATTCTGCTTTATTTGAAGCATTAAAAGAAATTTTAGATTGA
- a CDS encoding Ada metal-binding domain-containing protein, with protein sequence MNKKIILISIMIIVLCLSSVSAHTQNCKTTLISYDDLFKNNDPYCIQTTIDSKPVDIYIPDKYYKNLTEQLNNGKTANISYYENNDGNLIICKINSIHKDTTQTDNDQTYVASANSDKFHTPGCKWAKKINEENKITFNSKQEAESNGYKPCNVCHP encoded by the coding sequence ATGAATAAAAAAATAATATTAATTTCAATCATGATAATAGTTTTATGTTTAAGTAGTGTTAGTGCACATACACAAAACTGCAAAACAACCTTAATAAGTTATGATGATTTATTTAAAAATAACGACCCATATTGCATTCAAACAACAATAGACTCCAAACCAGTCGATATATACATACCCGACAAATACTATAAAAACCTAACTGAACAATTAAATAATGGAAAAACAGCCAACATAAGTTATTATGAAAATAATGATGGAAATCTGATTATTTGTAAAATAAATAGTATTCATAAAGACACTACACAAACAGACAATGACCAAACTTATGTAGCAAGTGCAAACTCAGATAAATTCCACACCCCAGGATGTAAATGGGCTAAAAAAATTAATGAAGAAAATAAAATTACATTTAATTCAAAACAAGAAGCAGAATCAAATGGATACAAACCCTGCAACGTATGTCATCCCTGA
- a CDS encoding Gfo/Idh/MocA family oxidoreductase: protein MIKVITYGTYDLFHYGHQRLLERAKALGDYLIVGVTADDFDKNRGKINVQQSLMERIGSVRATGLADEIIIEEYEGQKIDDIKRYDIDIFTVGSDWVGEFDYLNEYCDVVYLERTEGVSSTDIRSKDRQITLGLVGEGLILNKFYNETQYVNGLTVGGICSCDKNQLNDFDNDLILTQNFDELIDDVDAIFIVSHPSKHYKQVKKALENGVHVLCESPIALKEEEFCELFKLAKKNNLILMDSIKTAYSTAYNRLLLLAKKGKIGDVISVDATCTSLAEGSSDDWNTITAWGPTALLPIFQLLGVNYNNKNINSLLLNNIENFDLFTKIDFTYPNAVASIKVGKGVKSEGELIISGTKGYIYVPAPWWKTDYFEIRFENQNENKKYFYQLDGEGIRYELVAFIKSIELNKTGSYIDINISKEISAIIEDFENCKFNHLG from the coding sequence ATGATTAAAGTTATAACCTATGGTACATATGATTTATTCCATTATGGTCATCAAAGATTGCTGGAAAGGGCAAAAGCACTTGGGGATTATTTAATTGTAGGTGTTACTGCTGATGATTTTGATAAAAATAGGGGAAAAATAAATGTACAACAGTCATTAATGGAAAGGATAGGATCAGTAAGGGCAACAGGATTAGCTGATGAAATCATTATAGAAGAATATGAAGGTCAAAAAATAGATGATATTAAAAGATATGATATTGATATTTTCACTGTAGGGTCTGATTGGGTTGGAGAATTTGATTATCTTAATGAATACTGTGATGTTGTTTATTTAGAGAGAACTGAGGGAGTTTCAAGTACAGATATACGATCAAAAGATAGACAAATTACTTTAGGTTTAGTTGGTGAAGGATTAATCTTAAACAAATTTTACAATGAAACTCAATATGTTAATGGATTAACTGTTGGTGGAATATGTTCATGTGATAAAAACCAACTTAATGACTTTGATAATGATTTAATTTTGACTCAGAACTTTGATGAATTAATAGATGATGTTGATGCAATATTTATTGTGTCTCATCCATCAAAACATTATAAACAAGTAAAAAAGGCACTTGAAAATGGTGTCCATGTTTTATGTGAATCTCCAATTGCTCTTAAAGAAGAAGAATTTTGTGAATTATTCAAACTAGCTAAAAAAAATAATTTAATTTTAATGGATTCAATTAAAACAGCATATTCTACTGCTTATAATAGACTTTTGTTACTTGCTAAAAAAGGTAAAATTGGAGATGTAATATCTGTTGATGCAACATGTACTAGTTTAGCAGAAGGGTCTAGTGATGATTGGAATACTATCACTGCATGGGGTCCAACAGCATTATTGCCAATTTTTCAGTTACTTGGTGTGAATTATAATAACAAAAACATTAATTCTCTTTTATTAAATAATATTGAGAATTTTGATTTATTTACAAAAATAGATTTCACATATCCAAATGCAGTAGCTTCTATAAAAGTTGGAAAAGGAGTTAAATCAGAAGGTGAATTAATAATTTCTGGAACAAAAGGTTATATTTATGTTCCAGCACCATGGTGGAAAACAGATTACTTTGAAATACGTTTTGAGAATCAAAATGAAAATAAAAAATATTTCTACCAATTAGATGGTGAAGGAATAAGATATGAACTTGTAGCATTTATAAAATCAATTGAATTAAATAAAACAGGTTCATATATTGATATTAATATTTCTAAAGAAATATCTGCAATAATAGAAGATTTTGAAAACTGTAAATTTAATCATTTAGGATGA
- a CDS encoding alanine--glyoxylate aminotransferase family protein: MLNFTVGPVMSDDIVLEIGSKQVPYFRTPEFSDLMFENEGLIKKFTYAPEGSRTVFITGSGTASMEATIMNVFDENDNVLIVNGGGFGNRFVELCQLHNIKYTEIPISFGETLTKKTLDKYNGGDFTGFIVNIHETSIGLHYDLDLISQFCHENDLFLVVDAISSFLADPIDMEKQNINVLITGSQKALACPPGISVIVLDKNAISRINDITCKSMYFDLKDALKNGERGQTPFTPAVGTLIQINARLKEIDKHGGVETEIKRIANVASDFRLKIKDLPFEVCSSELSNAVTPLHPLTAKASDIFNILKDEYGIWICPNGGELEDTLFRVGHIGALTTKDNDTLINALKDLEKRGII, encoded by the coding sequence ATGTTAAATTTTACAGTAGGTCCAGTAATGTCTGATGATATAGTTTTAGAAATTGGAAGTAAGCAAGTTCCATATTTTAGAACTCCTGAATTCTCAGATTTAATGTTTGAAAATGAAGGATTAATAAAAAAATTTACTTATGCTCCTGAAGGTTCAAGAACAGTTTTTATCACTGGATCAGGAACAGCTTCGATGGAAGCAACAATTATGAATGTTTTTGATGAAAATGATAATGTTTTAATAGTTAATGGTGGTGGATTTGGTAATAGATTTGTTGAGTTATGCCAGTTACATAATATAAAATACACTGAAATTCCAATTTCTTTTGGTGAGACTTTAACTAAAAAAACACTTGATAAATATAATGGTGGAGATTTTACAGGATTTATTGTTAATATACATGAAACATCTATTGGTCTTCATTATGATTTAGATTTAATAAGTCAATTTTGCCATGAAAACGATTTATTTTTAGTTGTTGATGCAATAAGTTCATTTTTAGCAGATCCAATTGATATGGAAAAACAAAATATCAATGTTTTAATCACTGGTTCACAAAAAGCATTAGCTTGCCCTCCAGGAATTTCGGTCATTGTTTTAGATAAAAATGCTATTTCTCGTATAAATGATATTACTTGTAAATCTATGTATTTTGATTTAAAAGATGCTTTAAAAAATGGTGAGCGAGGTCAAACACCTTTCACTCCAGCTGTAGGAACTTTAATACAAATTAATGCTAGGTTAAAAGAAATTGATAAACATGGTGGAGTTGAAACAGAAATAAAAAGAATAGCTAATGTAGCATCTGATTTTAGATTAAAAATCAAAGATTTGCCTTTTGAAGTATGTTCTAGTGAATTATCTAATGCAGTTACTCCACTTCATCCATTAACTGCAAAAGCATCAGATATTTTTAATATTTTAAAAGATGAATACGGAATTTGGATTTGTCCAAATGGTGGGGAATTAGAAGATACTTTGTTTCGTGTAGGTCATATTGGAGCTCTCACAACAAAAGATAATGATACCTTAATAAATGCATTAAAAGACTTGGAAAAAAGGGGAATTATATGA
- a CDS encoding phosphorylcholine transferase LicD — translation MDFEKIYAKLPGAIKYNNHMLNFFLKVPKKLQNLNKKSNQLDSQNQLLDLLFTSCDIKIKGTLRNVQLLYVELLRFLDNVCKKHDIDYWIDYGTLLGAVRHGGFIPWDDDIDLSIMRKDYEKLIKVLPEEISKYEYFKENCGLSLLIENQKNYFEGFKSVYDVNDENNFLDGDKFSFLQIAWLKPYVKIDLFPKDYLLEEKLESFKKNYVSTKYKFNYDVKSGKKTFWSEFNKVKKDLGLVNTETKYLTDSIDVLQLTPVWIFETDKMFPLKTIKFEEYEFKCPKDINYALEVSFGKDYMHIPSVIENHSVVPFIEHQFDSVDEMNESFSKSIGYLKEINDNFFNE, via the coding sequence ATGGATTTTGAAAAAATTTATGCAAAGTTACCTGGAGCTATTAAATATAATAATCACATGCTTAATTTCTTTTTAAAAGTTCCTAAAAAGTTACAAAATCTAAATAAGAAATCTAATCAGTTAGATTCACAAAATCAATTGTTGGATTTGCTTTTTACGAGTTGTGATATTAAAATAAAAGGTACTTTAAGAAATGTGCAACTATTATATGTGGAGTTACTTCGTTTTTTAGATAATGTCTGTAAAAAGCATGATATTGATTATTGGATTGATTATGGTACTTTACTTGGGGCGGTTCGTCATGGTGGATTTATTCCCTGGGATGATGATATAGATTTATCTATCATGAGAAAAGACTATGAAAAACTAATCAAAGTTCTTCCAGAAGAAATATCTAAATATGAATACTTTAAAGAAAACTGTGGATTATCTTTACTTATTGAAAATCAAAAAAACTATTTTGAAGGATTTAAAAGTGTTTATGATGTTAATGATGAAAATAATTTTTTAGATGGAGACAAGTTTTCATTTTTACAAATTGCTTGGTTAAAACCATATGTTAAGATTGATTTATTCCCAAAGGATTATCTTTTAGAAGAAAAACTAGAATCTTTTAAAAAAAATTATGTGTCAACTAAGTACAAGTTTAATTATGATGTTAAATCAGGTAAAAAAACTTTCTGGAGTGAATTTAATAAAGTAAAAAAAGATTTAGGTTTAGTTAACACTGAAACAAAATATTTAACTGATTCAATTGATGTTTTACAATTAACTCCTGTGTGGATTTTTGAGACAGATAAAATGTTTCCATTAAAAACAATAAAATTTGAAGAATATGAATTTAAATGCCCTAAAGATATAAATTATGCTTTAGAGGTTTCATTTGGTAAAGATTATATGCATATTCCAAGTGTAATTGAAAATCATAGTGTGGTTCCATTTATAGAGCATCAATTTGATTCAGTTGATGAAATGAATGAATCATTTTCAAAATCTATTGGTTATTTAAAAGAAATTAATGATAATTTTTTCAATGAGTGA